Proteins encoded by one window of Manihot esculenta cultivar AM560-2 chromosome 10, M.esculenta_v8, whole genome shotgun sequence:
- the LOC110624360 gene encoding uncharacterized protein LOC110624360: MAEQIPFSIAENLLTKLASIASEEVSLVHGFKKDIRKLQTTLSTIKAILVDAEEKQEESLAVKNWVRRLREVVYDADDLFDDVATEGLRRKVEGEGRMVKVCDFFSSSNQIAFRFKMGHSIKDIRERLDEIAKEMSDFGFIIRKEAGVCMGIKNSWRETDSFVLKSEIIGRDEDKEKVIESLMCPVNQSNISVVAIVGFGGLGKTALAQLVFNDEKVVNYFDLKLWVCVSEESNVETLVKLILKSAGNNEVDNLSLEQLQIRLRQCLEGKKYWLVLDDVWNVNNRIWSQLRKYLMVGAIGSRILVTTRSKRVALAMGVDSPYPLQGLTEDQSWDLFEKVAFREGTSRVNSNLIEIGKEIAKKCKGVPLAIRAIGGIMQLRSSESEWLSVLENELWKVFESDGDISRVLKLSYDVLPYHLKQCFAYCAMFPKDYEFDKDRLIQLWMAQGYVQSRGQSENENLEEIGEGYFNELLFRSFFQKDEYCYKMHDLIHDLAQSIAGDSCFAIDDNTKHIPDRVQHVFSENLSSKECFRQLKNKGLRTLYCPYIGDGLRLNLDSIFSNCRSIHALRFRWNINGLPDSIGKLKHLRYLEFFHSQISSLPNCICSLYNLQTLILWECQSLKELPTDMRKLICLTQLINKDCYKLEFMPLGLGRLTNLQTLLTFVVGSDQGRRCSSLNELNSLNRLRDEICIKGLENVKNAALESSRVNLKEKKHLQCLRLSWAGKGDSNSGNSELLLDNLHPHPNLKELDVFGYKGVRFSNWPTSITSLVNITLYECPKCEHLPPLHNLPYLEILNLGYFDSLEYISDEDNLFSSLSASAATFFPSLKILKLDVCPNVKGWWRTCMEAKMVPQFPCLSKLTIANCPNLTVMPTFPSLDMELHLTYAHIRPLHYTLQMSATASAVPSTSSSVTSPFSKLKTLWLHGIENLASLPGEWMQNLSFLEELTLSYCMEISDEDECGIFKWRYLVSLRTLSLYNLSNLVSLPRELQYVTTLQRLTIRGCSNLRALPEWIGNLTALQNLCINGCPKLESLPRGLRQITTLQQLSVIDCPHLSERCAHDMAADWPNISHIPNIGINGKNIQGREFSEFNCNMFHLLILAGYTSCKSFEAKNLPSINWTMAAFLFPTGNSSISITVLQSSKLNVLVFSLFFLFVSFTLLITEMAEAVLFNIAGDIIKKLGSRTILEIGKWWNLEDELEKLKDTVSTIQAVLLDAEKQCSENQQVKVWLQRLKQAIYDADDLLDDFSAEALWQQSMSEDKKSANQVRFSFPSLNRLSYGYKMARKIKNIREKLDYIKGDRGFHLNECREERSIMFRDREQTHSSLPEIVVGRDDDKNTIIENLLLSTDKKENLTVISIVGIGGLGKTTLAQFLYSDERVKTHFELRGWVCVSNDFNVKLITEKILESMTSGRCDNLGMDATKNNFHEKINGKRYIIVLDDVWNEDVEKWFRLRDVLAGGAKESKIIITTRSKKVAKITRSTLVHELKGLSEADSWSLFEKIAFDQRQVPSSSQEAIGKEIVAKCVGVPLAIRTIGGLLYCKNTVSEWLFFRNNELPKVQEDNILSTLKLSYDNLPSYLKHCFAYCSIFPKDYEISVQKLIYLWMAQGYIELSDPSQSLEETGLIYFRDLLFMSFFQEVTKDKWGNMKTCKMHDLIHDLAKLVAGEESFTLSVSNVASVGKTTRHVFQYAYNYEYEKQLPSNFFNAKKVRTLLLHNHHKLWCDDTVDYDPGNYLLLVSKSKYLRALDLGEQSKVPDSIFGLKHLRYLDLSYNNRLRKLPSSISRLQNLQVLILDHCSSLEGLPKDIGKLVDLRKLSFYNCYPIRDMPLGIEKLTRLERLTAFLLGRDGSASKPISGLDALRNMNNLRGELTIKYLRYVLKNDALDEFCAANLKEKRYLQSLSLEWIPLHCFYNDDENDKDKIDAKDLNNEEMALEELRPHQNLKGLHLSGYRGVKYPSWLPFLTNLLELHISCCRNIQFLPTFDHFPFLENLRISKLSNLEYIDCEVDTNNGGFPSLKELWLSDCSILKGWKRLSSIAMLPKVFNCLSKLSIFSCPNLTSMPLFPSLQTLELVDATIEQLEQTLKMMNSAGDYSSASPSSSSSSPFSATHSQLEVGTAISKEYQGSRTYASRVATQPNFSRSSEH, translated from the exons TGATGTGTCCAGTCAATCAAAGCAATATTTCTGTAGTTGCAATTGTAGGGTTTGGTGGCTTAGGAAAGACTGCACTTGCCCAATTAGTGTTTAATGATGAAAAAGTGGtgaattattttgatttgaagttatggGTATGTGTTTCTGAGGAGTCAAATGTTGAAACACTAGTTAAGCTCATCCTTAAAAGTGCAGGCAATAATGAAGTTGACAACTTGTCTTTGGAACAGTTACAGATTCGCCTTAGACAATGTTTAGAAGGCAAAAAGTACTGGTTGGTGTTGGATGATGTGTGGAATGTGAACAATAGGATTTGGAGTCAATTGAGGAAATATTTAATGGTTGGTGCCATAGGGAGTCGAATTTTAGTAACTACTCGTAGTAAGAGGGTTGCTTTAGCTATGGGTGTAGACTCTCCATACCCTTTACAGGGTCTAACTGAAGATCAATCATGGGATCTATTTGAGAAGGTAGCATTTAGAGAGGGAACAAGCAGAGTGAATTCAAATCTAATAGAAATTGGGAAAGAAATTGCAAAGAAATGCAAAGGAGTTCCACTTGCAATTAGAGCTATAGGAGGCATAATGCAACTAAGAAGTAGTGAAAGTGAATGGTTGTCTGTCCTAGAAAATGAGTTGTGGAAGGTCTTCGAGAGTGATGGTGATATTAGTCGAGTGTTGAAATTGAGTTATGATGTCTTACCATACCATTTAAAGCAGTGTTTTGCATACTGCGCAATGTTTCCAAAAGATTATGAGTTTGATAAGGATAGATTAATTCAGTTGTGGATGGCACAAGGATATGTTCAGTCTCGGGGTCAAagtgaaaatgaaaatttagaggagattggggaaggatactTCAATGAATTGTTATTTAGGTCATTTTTCCAAAAGGATGAGTATTGTTATAAAATGCATGACCTTATCCATGACCTTGCACAGTCAATAGCAGGGGATAGTTGTTTTGCAATTGATGATAATACTAAACATATTCCTGATAGAGTCCAACATGTGTTTTCTGAAAATTTGTCTTCAAAGGAATGCTTCAGGCAGCTAAAAAATAAAGGATTGAGGACACTGTATTGTCCATATATTGGTGATGGATTAAGGTTGAATTTAGATAGTATCTTTTCAAATTGTAGGAGCATACATGCTTTGAGATTTAGATGGAATATCAATGGATTGCCAGATTCAATTGGAAAGTTGAAACACCTGAGGTATCTTGAATTTTTTCATTCTCAAATCAGTTCACTTCCAAACTGCATTTGCAGCTTGTATAATTTGCAAACTCTAATACTCTGGGAATGTCAGAGTCTTAAAGAATTACCTACAGACATGAGGAAATTGATTTGTCTCACACAACTTATTAATAAAGATTGTTATAAGCTTGAATTCATGCCATTGGGGTTGGGGAGATTAACAAATCTGCAGACGTTGTTAACTTTTGTTGTGGGAAGTGATCAAGGAAGGAGATGTTCCTCATTGAATGAGTTGAATAGCTTAAACCGGCTACGAGATGAAATCTGCATTAAAGGACTAGAAAATGTGAAAAATGCAGCTTTGGAGTCCAGCCGAGTAAATCTCAAGGAAAAGAAACACCTTCAGTGCTTAAGATTAAGCTGGGCTGGCAAGGGAGATAGCAATAGTGGAAATAGTGAGTTGTTGTTGGATAACCTACACCCTCACCCGAACTTGAAAGAATTGGATGTTTTTGGCTATAAAGGTGTGAGATTTTCAAATTGGCCTACTTCTATCACAAGTCTCGTCAATATTACTTTATATGAATGTCCGAAATGTGAGCATTTGCCGCCATTGCACAATCTGCCTTATCTGGAAATTCTCAATCTTGGCTATTTCGATTCTCTGGAGTATATATCAGATGAAGATAATTTATTCTCTTCTTTATCTGCATCAGCAGCAACATTCTTTCCATCTCTAAAGATTCTTAAACTCGATGTTTGCCCTAATGTGAAAGGGTGGTGGAGAACATGTATGGAAGCAAAGATGGTGCCTCAATTTCCTTGTCTTTCTAAATTAACCATCGCGAATTGCCCTAACCTGACTGTGATGCCAACGTTTCCATCACTAGACATGGAGCTTCATCTTACCTATGCCCACATAAGACCATTGCATTATACATTGCAGATGTCTGCAACGGCTTCTGCAGTACcatcaacctcttcttcagttaCTTCTCCTTTTTCCAAATTAAAGACTTTGTGGTTACACGGTATTGAGAATCTAGCATCTCTACCTGGAGAGTGGATGCAGAACCTCAGCTTCCTTGAGGAACTAACTCTTAGCTACTGCATGGAAATTAGTGATGAGGATGAGTGTGGCATATTCAAATGGAGATATCTTGTTAGTCtccgaactctctctctctataatcTTTCAAATCTGGTGTCTCTACCAAGGGAGCTTCAATATGTTACCACCTTGCAACGTCTTACTATCCGCGGATGTTCTAATTTGAGGGCTTTGCCTGAATGGATAGGCAACCTCACAGCACTCCAAAATCTATGTATCAATGGCTGCCCTAAACTGGAATCGCTACCAAGAGGACTGCGTCAAATCACCACTTTACAACAGTTGAGTGTTATCGATTGCCCCCATTTGTCTGAAAGATGCGCACATGATATGGCTGCAGATTGGCCCAACATTTCTCACATCCCAAATATCGGCATAAATGGAAAGAATATTCAGGGCCG TGAATTttctgaatttaattgcaatatgTTCCATTTGTTAATCCTTGCAGGCTACACATCATGCAAGTCATTTGAAGCAAAG AATTTACCGTCTATAAATTGGACCATGGCTGCCTTCCTCTTCCCCACAGGCAACAGCAGCATAAGTATCACAGTCCTTCAAAGTTCAAAACTCAACGTTCTGGTGTtctctttgttttttcttttcgtCTCTTTCACTCTCTTGATAACAGAAATGGCAGAAGCTGTACTGTTTAACATTGCAggagatataattaaaaagttgggATCTCGTACTATTCTTGAGATTGGGAAGTGGTGGAATCTTGAAGATGAGCTTGAGAAACTCAAGGACACAGTCTCTACCATCCAAGCTGTGCTTCTTGATGCTGAAAAGCAATGCTCGGAGAATCAACAAGTTAAAGTTTGGCTTCAAAGGTTGAAACAAGCAATTTACGATGCAGATGACTTGTTGGATGATTTCTCCGCCGAAGCATTGTGGCAACAATCGATGAGTGAAGATAAGAAGTCTGCAAATCAGGTACGCTTTTCCTTTCCAAGTTTGAATAGGCTTTCTTATGGTTATAAAATGGCTCGTAAGATTAAGAACATTAGAGAAAAGCTAGATTATATTAAAGGGGATAGAGGTTTTCACTTAAATGAATGCAGAGAAGAAAGATCTATAATGTTTAGGGATAGAGAGCAAACCCATTCTTCTTTACCTGAAATTGTTGTTGGTAGAGACGATGACAAGAATACAATTATAGAAAATCTTTTACTGAGTACTgataagaaagaaaatttaacaGTAATTTCAATAGTTGGTATTGGAGGATTGGGAAAGACAACCCTAGCTCAATTTTTGTACAGTGATGAAAGAGTTAAAACCCATTTTGAATTAAGAGGATGGGTTTGTGTGTCTAATGATTTTAATGTGAAACTCATAActgaaaaaattttagaatccATGACTAGTGGGAGATGTGATAACCTTGGAATGGATGCAACGAAAAACAATTTTCATGAAAAGATTAATGGGAAAAGATATATAATTGTATTGGATGATGTGTGGAATGAGGATGTGGAAAAATGGTTTCGGTTAAGGGATGTATTAGCAGGGGGTGCAAAAgaaagtaaaataataataaccacTCGTTCTAAAAAGGTTGCTAAAATAACACGTTCAACTTTAGTACACGAGTTGAAAGGCCTTTCTGAGGCTGATTCTTGGTCATTGTTTGAAAAGATAGCATTTGACCAAAGGCAAGTGCCAAGCTCAAGCCAAGAGGCAATTGGAAAGGAGATTGTAGCAAAGTGTGTAGGGGTTCCTTTAGCTATAAGGACAATAGGGGGTTTATTATACTGTAAAAACACAGTGTCAGAATGGCTATTCTTTAGAAATAATGAACTTCCAAAAGTGCAAGAAGATAATATCTTGTCAACTCTTAAATTGAGTTATGATAACCTTCCATCTTATCTAAAACATTGCTTTGCTTATTGCTCAATCTTCCCGAAAGATTATGAAATTTCTGTGCAAAAATTGATATATCTTTGGATGGCCCAAGGATATATTGAGTTATCAGACCCAAGCCAAAGTTTGGAAGAGACTGGTCTAATATATTTTAGGGATCTTCTCTTCATGTCTTTTTTCCAAGAAGTTACAAAGGATAAATGGGGTAATATGAAAACTTGTAAAATGCATGATTTAATTCATGATCTAGCTAAATTAGTTGCTGGAGAAGAGAGCTTCACTTTATCAGTATCAAATGTTGCATCTGTTGGAAAAACAACTCGACATGTTTTTCAATATGCTTATAACTATGAGTATGAAAAGCAACTTCCAAGTAACTTTTTCAATGCAAAGAAGGTGCGAACGCTCCTCCTTCATAATCATCATAAGCTATGGTGTGATGACACTGTTGATTATGATCCAGGAAATTACCTTTTACTTGTTtctaaatctaaatatttacGAGCATTAGATCTAGGTGAACAATCCAAAGTGCCAGATTCCATTTTTGGGTTGAAGCATTTGAGGTATCTTGATCTTTCCTACAATAACCGTCTTAGGAAGCTTCCAAGTTCAATTAGTAGATTACAGAACTTGCAAGTGCTGATACTTGACCATTGCAGCAGCCTCGAAGGACTACCAAAGGACATAGGAAAGTTGGTGGATCTAAGGAaacttagtttttataattgttATCCAATTCGTGATATGCCACTTGGGATTGAAAAATTGACTCGCCTTGAGAGATTAACGGCATTTTTGTTGGGCAGAGATGGTTCTGCTTCCAAGCCTATCAGTGGACTGGATGCATTACGCAACATGAACAATTTGAGAGGAGAGctaacaataaaatatttgagaTATGTGTTGAAAAATGATGCACTGGATGAATTTTGTGCTGccaatttgaaagaaaagcGATATCTCCAATCCTTGAGCCTAGAATGGATCCCACTTCATTGTTTCTATAATGATGACGAGAATGATAAAGATAAAATTGATGCAAAAGATTTGAACAATGAAGAAATGGCATTGGAAGAGCTAAGGCCACACCAAAATCTCAAAGGCCTACACTTGTCTGGTTACAGAGGAGTCAAGTATCCAAGCTGGCTTCCTTTCCTCACTAATTTGTTGGAGCTTCATATATCATGCTGCAGAAATATTCAATTTCTCCCGACATTTGATCACTTCCCTTTTCttgaaaatttaagaatttctaAATTAAGTAATCTAGAATACATTGATTGTGAAGTGGATACCAACAATGGAGGGTTTCCTTCTTTGAAGGAGCTTTGGCTATCAGATTGCTCTATTTTAAAAGGATGGAAGAGATTATCATCGATAGCAATGTTACCCAAGGTTTTTAACTGTCTTTCTAAGTTGTCCATCTTTTCTTGCCCTAACCTAACTTCAATGCCACTTTTTCCATCTCTACAAACACTTGAATTAGTAGACGCCACCATCGAGCAATTGGAGCAAACATTGAAGATGATGAATTCAGCTGGAGACTATAGCTCTGCAtctccttcttcctcttcttcttctcctttttccgCTACTCATTCTCAGTTGGAAGTTGGAACAGCTATTTCTAAAGAATATCAAGGATCTAGAACTTATGCCAGCAGAGTTGCTACACAGCCTAACTTCTCTAGAAGTTCTGAGCATTAG